The proteins below come from a single Amphiura filiformis chromosome 15, Afil_fr2py, whole genome shotgun sequence genomic window:
- the LOC140171036 gene encoding LOW QUALITY PROTEIN: uncharacterized protein (The sequence of the model RefSeq protein was modified relative to this genomic sequence to represent the inferred CDS: deleted 2 bases in 1 codon) has product MLVYSVRCTLEFCQRKCSDLKELLAHSKEHLTGGLRVSCPFSQCDKLFNKKSSFSSHISRCHKNYCVQDVNPLYIIDQNIIVGPEVGVLQHDHAGAQDPQQQDLHDDQNDTDEPGIAQYTKYIAIFLLKLQAKYMIPDSTIQVIVDEMHFLQQCSLDHITRFIKSKLHQNGTDQDLVEDIAKGVANLGCSISPKSDLINTDREQYPESGTLGSHYLRQKYYQEKMKFVSPVEIVLQKRQKQPKSTAVIMCQFWKHSKMCEDKSFQSHTQQTDYGYNEFRDVQDGKAFKDNPFYSANPDALQIILFQDAFELVNPLGSSRNKHKVVGVYLTLGNIDPRCRSQIDSIQLVMLCKEKYLKKYDQKTIFGQLLTDIKTLENTGIVLDSGIIVKGTILVICGDNLGSHTIGGYVESFQAHYYCRYCTLSKAQIITGPANIVGSIELLNHTKGQYRSYKTMMHRRERIVMESK; this is encoded by the exons ATGTTGGTATATTCTGTCCGATGTACGTTAGAATTCTGTCAACGCAAATGTTCAGATCTGAAAGAATTGCTTGCTCACTCAAAAGAACATTTAACAGGAGGTTTGCGAGTAAGCTGTCCATTTAGTCAATGTGATAAATTGTTTAACAAGAAGTCTTCATTTAGCTCTCACATATCACGTTGCCACAAAAATTACTGTGTGCAAGATGTAAATCCATTGTATATCATAGATCAGAATATTATTGTTGGTCCTGAAGTTGGTGTACTGCAGCATGACCACGCAGGTGCACAAGACCCACAGCAACAAGATTTACATGATGATCAA AATGACACTGATGAACCAGGAATTGcacaatatacaaaatatatagccatatttttgttgaaattacaGGCAAAGTACATGATCCCAGATTCAACAATCCAGGTGATTGTTGATGAAATGCACTTCTTGCAACAGTGTTCACTTGatcatatcactagatttatcaAGAGCAAGTTACATCAAAATGGTACAGATCAAGACCTTGTTGAAGATATTGCAAAAGGTGTGGCAAATTTAGGGTGTTCTATCAGTCCAAAGTCTGATTTGATTAATACAGACAGAGAGCAATACCCTGAATCTGGTACCCTTGGGTCACATTATTTACGACAGAAATACTACCAGGAAAAGATGAAATTTGTCAGCCCAGTGGAAATTGTTCTtcaaaaaagacaaaaacaacCAAAAAGCACTGCTGTCATTATGTGCCAATTTTGGAAACACTCAAAG ATGTGCGAAGATAAATCTTTCCAAAGCCACACTCAACAAACTGACTATGGTTACAATGAATTTAGAGATGTTCAAGATGGAAAAGCATTCAAAGATAATCCATTTTACTCAGCAAATCCGGACGCATTACAGATTATTCTTTTTCAAGATGCCTTTGAATTAGTGAATCCTCTTGGTTCATCAAGAAATAAGCATAAAGTTGTAGGCGTGTATTTAACTCTGGGAAATATTGATCCAAGGTGCAGATCACAAATAGATTCGATACAGTTGGTGATGTTGTGCAAAGAGAAGTATCTTAAAAAGTATGACCAAAAAACGATCTTTGGCCAACTTCTTACAGATATTAAAACTCTAGAGAACACAGGAATTGTTCTAGATAGTGGTATAATTGTCAAAGGAACTATTTTGGTTATTTGTGGTGACAATTTGGGATCACATACCATTGGAGGTTATGTAGAGAGTTTTCAAGCTCATTATTATTGCCGGTATTGTACGCTTAGCAAGGCCCAAATTATCACAGGACCTGCAAACATTGTGGGGAGTATAGAACTCCTCAATCATACAAAAGGGCAATACAGGAGTTACAAGACAATGATGCACAGAAGGGAGAGAATTGTGATGGAATCAAAGTAG
- the LOC140171039 gene encoding LOW QUALITY PROTEIN: uncharacterized protein (The sequence of the model RefSeq protein was modified relative to this genomic sequence to represent the inferred CDS: inserted 1 base in 1 codon), which translates to MASTAETLSDADTDIIEEISIELEVTTVLPNITEAKLGQLKDFFKANGVTSTSDLYFLQASDLPMLSLVESRKLVHAWQGKFSAESSQSSKGTPSASTPGTPASSGRFPIKSWLESSLDSSLDSSLDLESQLSVASPSGASTSGAGTNTRAKKLPVSESEDNIPWSKMPPKLMEALEAGQRPEPRLRREMIRIIVDNLNKPXSKLPRTKQLGLLAARVEKYPKSFRDEVGGMDVGTGYDSFLKQLVNKVDNITRPNVNKRKLVDAYGCINWMPDFVGSEEAELNLKRQMQEQHKKGETDDVTVNMEQTFASQRKAINSTTFNIPAMLNDWPFLFTEKSMLGHFEQLTGVNVCNGECSKPEGSKGGE; encoded by the exons ATGGCTAGCACTGCTGAAACACTTAGTGATGCTGACACTGATATTATagaagaaatttcaattgaacttGAAGTGACGACTGTCCTTCCAAATATAACAGAAGCAAAACTTGGGCAACTGAAAGATTTCTTCAAAGCTAATGGAGTCACAAGCACATCAGACCTCTACTTTCTACAAGCATCAGACCTTCCTATGTTGTCACTAGTTGAAAGCAGGAAGTTAGTTCATGCGTGGCAAGGAAAGTTCTCAGCAG AATCTTCACAGTCATCAAAGGGAACACCATCAGCATCTACGCCTGGTACGCCAGCCTCATCAGGGCGATTCCCAATTAAATCGTGGTTAGAGTCATCTCTAGATTCATCTTTAGATTCATCTTTAGATCTGGAGAGCCAATTGAGTGTTGCGAGCCCTAGTGGTGCAAGCACTAGTGGTGCTGGCACTAACACCAGAGCTAAGAAATTACCAGTGTCCGAGTCAGAAGATAACATCCCATGGAGCAAAATGCCACCAAAGTTAATGGAAGCATTGGAAGCAGGTCAGCGGCCAGAACCAAGACTGAGAAGGGAAATGATACGCATCATCGTTGATAATCTCAACAAGC GGAGCAAACTGCCACGAACCAAACAACTTGGACTTTTGGCAGCGCGTGTTGAGAAATACCCCAAATCATTTCGTGATGAAGTAGGGGGTATGGATGTTGGAACAGGCTATGACAGTTTTTTGAAGCAGCTTGTCAACAAGGTTGATAACATTACACGACCAAATGTGAATAAGAGGAAACT TGTTGATGCGTATGGCTGCATCAATTGGATGCCGGACTTTGTGGGTAGTGAAGAAGCTGAACTCAATCTGAAGAGACAAATGCAAGAGCAACACAAGAAGGGTGAAACAGATGATGTCACCGTTAACATGGAACAAACATTTGCCAGTCAGCGCAAAGCCATCAACAGCACTACTTTCAACATCCCAGCTATGTTGAATGATTGGCCTTTTCTGTTCACGGAGAAGAGCATGTTAGGTCATTTTGAGCAGCTCACTGGAGTTAATGTGTGCAATGGAGAATGCAGCAAGCCTGAAGGTTCCAAGGGAGGTGAATAA
- the LOC140171038 gene encoding uncharacterized protein, translated as MALFIGYFVDKKWFTLELLNQNLQRFPFRGNDAANRPATAVSKVKLGGQAVQNWWFLRFFPFMVYGLIPNTEDCVWQLVLKLKDIVEFVVSTNLQPSQVAYLEVLIHEYIADRKALFPQPLRPKHHFLTHYAWNILMFGPLIRLWTLRFESKHSYFKRCARYAQNFINITLTLAHRHQMLQAYCFNGQMFPDDVLLDKGTSFHPDLYAVNIQNAVKHLNHDIKQYLVTDEVCVFGTKYQKGQFLIVQIDASERWTFARILLSLVENVEVHFVVRLYTSTFLPDYNIYRISATDDDLNHVVCVKYNDLLDYYPLLSHYKVSGSHFVTLKNKPREPKEA; from the coding sequence ATGGCTCTGTTCATAGGTTATTTTGTTGACAAGAAGTGGTTTACTCTGGAGTTGCTAAATCAAAACCTACAACGATTTCCATTTCGTGGAAATGATGCTGCAAACAGACCAGCTACAGCAGTCTCAAAAGTGAAATTAGGAGGACAAGCCGTTCAGAACTGGTGGTTTCTGCGATTTTTTCCATTCATGGTGTATGGTTTGATCCCAAACACAGAAGATTGTGTTTGGCAGTTAGTTCTTAAATTAAAGGACATTGTAGAATTTGTTGTTTCAACCAATCTTCAACCATCACAAGTAGCCTATTTGGAGGTGCTAATCCATGAGTACATTGCAGATAGGAAAGCATTATTCCCTCAGCCACTAAGACCGAAGCACCACTTTTTGACCCATTATGCATGGAATATTCTCATGTTTGGGCCACTGATTAGACTCTGGACATTAAGATTCGAGAGCAAACACTCTTACTTTAAGAGGTGTGCACGGTATGCTCAGAATTTCATCAATATAACATTAACACTTGCCCATCGCCACCAGATGTTGCAAGCTTACTGTTTCAATGGTCAAATGTTCCCTGATGATGTGTTACTAGATAAAGGAACATCCTTCCATCCAGATTTGTATGCAGTAAATATCCAGAACGCTGTCAAGCATCTCAATCATGACATAAAACAGTATTTGGTTACTGATGAAGTCTGTGTGTTTGGCACCAAGTACCAGAAAGGCCAGTTCCTTATTGTGCAAATTGATGCTAGTGAAAGGTGGACATTTGCTAGAATTCTTCTTTCCTTAGTTGAAAACGTTGAGGTACATTTTGTGGTTAGACTGTACACATCAACATTTTTGCCTGACTATAACATCTACAGAATTTCAGCAACTGATGATGATTTGAATCATGTTGTTTGTGTGAAGTACAATGATCTCCTAGACTATTATCCTCTGTTGTCGCATTACAAGGTATCAGGATCACATTTTGTCACCTTGAAAAATAAACCGAGGGAACCAAAGGAAGCATGA